A window of Apodemus sylvaticus chromosome 9, mApoSyl1.1, whole genome shotgun sequence contains these coding sequences:
- the Pp2d1 gene encoding protein phosphatase 2C-like domain-containing protein 1 encodes MPFARFCVLLTQSNAMPGKKKSLLKEVTLTAVKLQPYWAESDQSPYPVNVFHLSSRVFWKSKKWDEKTSTFTSDEDLRHVKTKTGKRRRPRLRHTSDLEDSTEQLFSGDMVTFPCSVCYQELSKASNFLHKKHHNALSMLGFQWMGGRKPKPTVISFHRECIISNLLRSSTYSEKVLQSMNYAFELLWKKQVPSYFKLCDKVGQTSTYSPNSYHLMIKGIAICSNSNSTWKAEPSCKCTLVNDFGDKANVCFFGLFDGHHGYAAADLASKEFQVLLLHQLSIQDPSYQMTAEQQQLINSFHTVFREEYRAREEAFSSMYKTFRTSRREYEDIHKAFAKAYWRMDRLLRLGRNEVSRVRWSGCSALTCILEGGIKNPSTNKDWEKNNLQGSNSFPFQKTPQIISGVLHIANAGNVQAVLCRNGKGFCLTKEHTTRNTKERRRVLYSEAVISSDDPYGLLDGHIKTTRGLGFHGNLRLKKSIIPVPQTISVPIDDLCQFLILATNGLWQVLDKKEVTALVITLFHAYKETHVPGPKNKPWPSKGLLSSPDSNIRVLFQYLPENEDIMSTTDVTKGLSDSIYTDAYQAVSAETFPTEVTPYDPCNTKENNSLPGSDSKQESEKEQCIKNFYKDAAEYIGCELVSAAIEGGSRDSITVMVMFLNGSEYHRLT; translated from the exons TAAACGTATTTCATCTTTCTTCCAGAGTGTTTTGGAAATCAAAAAAGTGGGATGAGAAAACTTCAACATTTACTTCAGATGAGGATCTCAGGCATGTCAAAACAAAGACTGGCAAAAGGAGAAGGCCTAGACTCAGACACACGAGCGACCTGGAGGATTCTACTGAGCAGTTGTTTTCTGGTGACATGGTCACATTCCCTTGCTCTGTCTGCTACCAAGAATTGAGCAAAGCTAGCAATTTTCTCCATAAGAAACATCACAATGCTCTGAGTATGCTGGGTTTCCAgtggatgggagggaggaaaccAAAGCCCACAGTGATCAGTTTTCATAGAGAATGTATAATTTCTAACCTTTTGAGATCTTCTACATATAGTGAAAAAGTCCTTCAGAGTATGAATTATGCATTTGAGCTTCTTTGGAAGAAACAAGTTCCATCATACTTCAAACTTTGTGATAAGGTTGGCCAGACTTCTACATATTCTCCCAACAGCTACCATCTGATGATTAAAGGTATAGCCATCTGTAGCAACAGTAATTCAACCTGGAAAGCTGAGCCGAGCTGTAAATGCACGCTCGTGAACGATTTCGGTGATAAAGCCAATGTGTgcttttttggtttatttgatgGCCATCATGGTTATGCAGCAGCAGACCTGGCGTCAAAGGAGTTTCAGGTTTTACTTCTCCATCAACTGTCTATACAGGATCCTTCCTATCAAATGACAGCTGAGCAGCAGCAACTCATCAATTCCTTTCACACTGTGTTCAGGGAAGAATACAGAGCCAGAGAAGAGGCCTTCTCTTCCATGTACAAAACCTTCAGAACTAGTAGACGGGAGTATGAGGATATACACAAAGCCTTTGCAAAGGCATACTGGAGAATGGATAGGCTTCTACGGCTTGGAAGAAATGAGGTTTCCCGGGTTCGGTGGAGCGGCTGCTCCGCACTCACTTGTATATTAGAGGGTGGGATTAAGAACCCAAGCACTAATAAGGACTGGGAAAAAAACAATCTGCAGGGCTCTAACAGTTTTCCCTTCCAGAAGACGCCACAGATCATATCTGGAGTACTACACATTGCAAATGCTG GAAATGTACAAGCAGTCTTATGCAGAAATGGAAAAGGGTTTTGCCTGACCAAGGAACACactacacgaaacaccaaagaaagaagaagagtcCTTTACAGCGAAGCAGTGATCAGTTCAGATGACCCCTATGGCCTCCTGGATGGGCACATAAAAACCACCAGGGGTCTTGGATTCCACGGAAACCTCAGACTAAAAAAGTCCATTATTCCAGTACCACAAACAATTTCTGTCCCTATAGATGATTTATGTCAGTTTCTCATCTTAGCTACTAATGGACTTTGGCAAGTTTTGGACAAGAAGGAAGTCACTGCACTAGTAATCACCTTGTTTCATGCATACAAAGAAACACACGTTCCTGGCCCTAAAAACAAACCCTGGCCATCTAAAGGCCTTCTTTCCTCACCAGACAGTAACATCCGTGTGCTGTTCCAGTACCTGCCTGAAAATGAGGACATTATGTCAACTACAGATGTAACGAAAGGGTTATCTGACTCAATATATACTGACGCTTATCAAGCTGTATCAGCAGAGACATTTCCTACAGAAGTGACCCCTTATGACCCTtgcaacacaaaagaaaataacagctTACCCGGTTCAGACAGTAAGCAGGAAAGCGAGAAAGAACAATGTATTAAGAATTTCTATAAAGATGCAGCTGAGTACATTGGCTGTGAACTTGTAAGTGCTGCAATAGAAGGTGGTTCCAGAGACAGCATCACTGTTATGGTAATGTTTCTCAATGGAAGTGAGTATCACAGGCTGACATAA